One genomic window of Actinoalloteichus hoggarensis includes the following:
- a CDS encoding mechanosensitive ion channel family protein, protein MGENIRSGLGEAWSMIATFVPKLIGFLIILLIGWLIAKGLAKALGLLLHRAGFHRLVEKTGLSDMLSKSKVDLGEIVIKIVYYFILLITLQIAFSVFGSGNAISQLLHSVIVYIPRVVVALILVLIAAAIGRVVRDLIRSALAGRSYGHLLGTLAFVFLIGLGVIAALNQLGIAVTVTLPVLVTVLATLGGILVVGLGGGLIKPAQQRWATWLDHFESESSRAGAATAGGAGEGRDRPAGRPRRRPGDTDPFDSGGQPG, encoded by the coding sequence GTGGGCGAGAACATTCGCAGCGGGCTCGGAGAAGCCTGGTCCATGATCGCCACGTTCGTGCCCAAACTCATCGGTTTCCTTATCATCCTGCTGATCGGCTGGTTGATCGCCAAGGGCCTGGCCAAGGCGCTCGGGCTGTTGCTGCATCGTGCGGGCTTCCACCGGCTGGTCGAGAAGACCGGGCTCTCCGACATGCTCAGCAAGTCCAAGGTGGATCTCGGCGAGATCGTCATCAAGATCGTCTACTACTTCATCCTGCTGATCACGTTGCAGATCGCGTTCAGCGTCTTCGGCTCCGGCAACGCCATCAGCCAGCTGTTGCACTCGGTCATCGTCTACATTCCCCGCGTCGTGGTCGCGCTGATCCTGGTGCTCATCGCGGCGGCCATCGGCCGCGTGGTGCGTGATCTGATCCGCTCCGCCCTCGCGGGCCGGTCCTACGGGCATCTGCTGGGCACCCTGGCCTTCGTGTTCCTGATCGGCCTCGGCGTCATCGCCGCGCTCAACCAGCTCGGGATCGCGGTGACCGTCACGCTCCCGGTGCTGGTCACGGTGCTGGCCACCCTCGGCGGCATCCTCGTCGTCGGCCTGGGCGGCGGACTCATCAAGCCCGCGCAGCAGCGGTGGGCCACCTGGCTGGACCACTTCGAGAGCGAGTCCTCCCGGGCCGGCGCCGCCACCGCGGGAGGCGCGGGCGAGGGGCGCGACCGCCCCGCGGGTCGACCCCGGCGCAGGCCCGGCGACACCGACCCCTTCGACTCCGGCGGCCAGCCCGGCTGA
- a CDS encoding PucR family transcriptional regulator, translating into MGEAIEAGQARNGLSVQTLRRLEYASGGLATASIASMQSVLPWFRRLPADQRASILLIIQAGVANFIVWLSESEAAPRVTAEGFLRAAPKDLSRWMSLRQTVELVRIAIDVFEQQLPELAADDDERAVLTEGILRFGREIAFTAATSYAAAAEARGAWDARLESLIVDGVVRGDAEESLLSRASALGWDQPVAATVLVGNPPSTDPPAVLYEVRSRAARVSRPVLLGVHGSRLVVVLGGMVDATEERDVLLKISEGFGDGPVVAGPTVESLADAHRSAEDALSGLRAVVAWPAAPRPVRSTDLLPERALAGDPGAERQLVEQVMLPLAESSGGLLETVQAYLEVGGVLETCAKTLFVHPNTVRYRLRRVAELTGYNPADPRDALVLQVALKVGRLAQARGLW; encoded by the coding sequence ATGGGCGAGGCCATCGAAGCAGGACAGGCCAGGAACGGGCTGTCTGTACAGACCCTGCGCAGGCTGGAGTACGCCTCCGGCGGCCTGGCCACCGCCAGCATCGCCTCCATGCAGAGCGTGCTCCCGTGGTTCCGCAGGCTGCCCGCCGATCAGCGGGCGAGCATCCTGCTGATCATCCAGGCCGGGGTGGCGAACTTCATCGTCTGGCTGAGCGAGTCGGAGGCGGCGCCGAGGGTGACGGCCGAGGGCTTCCTGCGCGCCGCGCCCAAGGACCTGTCCCGGTGGATGAGCCTGCGGCAGACCGTCGAACTGGTCCGCATCGCCATCGACGTCTTCGAACAGCAGCTCCCCGAACTCGCCGCCGACGACGACGAGCGGGCCGTGCTGACCGAGGGCATCCTGCGTTTCGGCCGCGAGATCGCCTTCACCGCCGCCACCTCCTATGCGGCGGCGGCGGAGGCCAGAGGCGCGTGGGACGCCCGGTTGGAGTCGCTGATCGTCGACGGCGTCGTACGCGGCGACGCCGAGGAGTCGCTGCTCTCCAGGGCCTCGGCCCTGGGCTGGGACCAGCCGGTCGCCGCCACCGTGCTGGTCGGCAATCCGCCGTCGACCGATCCTCCCGCCGTGCTCTACGAGGTCCGCAGCCGTGCGGCCAGGGTGTCGCGGCCGGTGTTGCTGGGCGTGCACGGCTCACGGCTGGTCGTGGTGCTCGGCGGGATGGTGGACGCGACCGAGGAACGCGACGTCCTGCTGAAGATCTCCGAGGGATTCGGCGACGGACCCGTCGTGGCGGGCCCCACCGTGGAGAGTCTCGCCGATGCCCACCGCTCCGCGGAGGACGCGCTCTCCGGGCTGCGGGCCGTGGTGGCCTGGCCCGCGGCTCCCCGTCCTGTCCGGTCCACCGACCTGCTGCCGGAACGGGCGCTGGCGGGCGACCCCGGCGCGGAGCGGCAGCTGGTCGAGCAGGTGATGTTGCCGCTGGCGGAGTCCAGCGGCGGGCTGCTGGAGACGGTGCAGGCCTACCTCGAGGTCGGCGGCGTCCTGGAGACCTGCGCGAAGACGCTCTTCGTGCATCCGAACACCGTGCGGTACCGGCTGCGTCGCGTGGCCGAGCTGACCGGATACAACCCCGCCGACCCGCGTGACGCGCTGGTCCTTCAG